The following are encoded together in the Humulus lupulus chromosome 5, drHumLupu1.1, whole genome shotgun sequence genome:
- the LOC133780271 gene encoding 2-oxoglutarate-dependent dioxygenase 19-like: protein MANNNNVFLQGTTVLNSNNISAESVCDEIPTIDYFMHFSTDPNQQAKALHYLTIACQNYGFFYLVNHGVPESVLKSVFKGVSDFFDPMELENRRQYDRKSSTDRIRWGHRSSLGENREYLKMATHPHYHCPHKPTTFSEAMGDYYRRMREVVHGLGKALSKTLGLEELFIEKALKLESGFDVSSINLYPPNFESKSGVGIPEHTDPGFFVSLTQDVNGGLQILSHTGKWINVNYMPSNAILINIGDHLEILTNGKYKSHVHRVVVDNNKVKRISVATLHGPSLDAFVKPAPEFVDDDTHPPAYGGATYKHYLQANGHDEIDVQSSIHQFRFH from the exons atggctaataataataatgtctTTCTTCAAGGTACGACAGTACTCAATTCCAATAATATTAGCGCAGAAAGTGTTTGTGATGAAATTCCCACCATCGACTACTTCATGCACTTTTCTACTGATCCTAATCAACAAGCCAAAGCCCTCCATTATCTTACTATCGCCTGCCAGAACTATGGCTTCTTTTAT CTGGTGAATCATGGTGTTCCCGAAAGCGTTTTGAAGAGTGTTTTCAAAGGAGTATCTGATTTCTTTGATCCAATGGAGTTAGAAAACCGAAGGCAATATGACAGAAAGAGTTCCACAGATAGGATCCGATGGGGCCACCGTTCGTCGCTTGGTGAGAACAGGGAATATCTCAAGATGGCTACTCATCCCCACTACCATTGCCCTCATAAACCAACCACTTTcag tGAGGCTATGGGAGATTATTACAGAAGAATGAGAGAAGTGGTACATGGGCTAGGAAAAGCATTATCGAAAACACTGGGATTGGAAGAGTTGTTCATAGAGAAGGCGTTGAAGTTGGAGTCAGGCTTTGATGTGTCTTCCATTAATCTTTATCCACCAAACTTCGAATCCAAAAGTGGTGTGGGTATTCCTGAGCACACTGACCCAGGCTTCTTTGTCTCCCTCACTCAAGATGTTAATGGAGGTCTTCAGATTCTATCCCACACCGGAAAGTGGATCAACGTAAATTATATGCCTTCTAATGCTATTTTGATCAATATTGGAgatcatcttgag ATTCTGACAAATGGAAAGTACAAGAGTCATGTGCATAGAGTGGTGGTAGACAACAACAAAGTAAAGAGAATATCTGTGGCTACACTTCACGGGCCATCGTTGGATGCATTTGTAAAGCCAGCGCCGGAGTTCGTCGACGATGACACTCACCCACCGGCGTATGGTGGAGCCACCTACAAGCACTACTTGCAAGCCAATGGTCATGATGAGATTGATGTTCAATCTAGTATTCACCAATTTCGTTTCCATTAA